A single region of the Phycisphaerae bacterium RAS1 genome encodes:
- a CDS encoding HDOD domain protein, whose protein sequence is MGLLSFLRRWTTSSSQLDLSPPPAPEVTLERAAPAMTVAPAMDELSDSAEPPGWWVPRVCDPAAARPAGTVDQTLYSRLVAVLDNPNIELPRLPQVTQQLLARMQSEDVDYKKAAELARQDPVLTANLLRLVNSVAYRGVAEVTQIDRAFARLGRRALCSFLIADGVKGIAIKVGGKQKSLGEELWRRSLASAVMMGFAAQRFGLSEDQSFLVGLLHDIGSLAILKVLYDHRVSGGAETSRATFDRVNREWHEHLGMRLADAWGLPDPLPELIGSHHREPRDDDPLKTTRYLLAMCDAAGEMLGYAAYVGHDFLNLACVKKLGLRDEPSTRTLLLEMAQAAETRMAAF, encoded by the coding sequence ATGGGACTGCTGTCATTCCTGAGAAGATGGACGACCTCGTCTAGTCAATTGGATCTTTCCCCTCCGCCCGCGCCGGAAGTCACGCTGGAGCGCGCCGCGCCCGCCATGACGGTCGCGCCGGCGATGGACGAACTCTCCGATTCGGCCGAGCCACCCGGCTGGTGGGTGCCGCGCGTGTGCGATCCGGCGGCGGCCCGTCCGGCAGGTACGGTGGACCAGACGCTGTATTCACGCCTGGTGGCCGTGCTCGACAATCCGAACATCGAGCTGCCCCGCCTGCCGCAGGTGACGCAACAACTGCTGGCCCGCATGCAGAGCGAGGACGTCGACTACAAGAAAGCCGCCGAGTTGGCGCGGCAGGACCCTGTCCTGACCGCCAACCTGTTGCGGCTGGTGAACTCGGTCGCGTACCGCGGGGTGGCGGAAGTGACCCAGATCGACCGCGCCTTCGCCCGCCTGGGGCGACGGGCGCTCTGCAGCTTCCTCATCGCCGACGGCGTCAAGGGCATCGCCATCAAGGTTGGCGGCAAGCAGAAATCGCTGGGTGAAGAGCTCTGGCGGCGTTCGCTGGCCTCGGCCGTCATGATGGGTTTCGCGGCGCAGCGCTTCGGCCTCAGCGAAGACCAGTCTTTCCTCGTCGGCCTGCTGCACGACATCGGCTCGCTCGCGATTCTGAAAGTGCTCTATGATCACCGCGTCAGCGGCGGCGCCGAAACCTCGCGCGCCACGTTCGATCGCGTCAACCGCGAGTGGCACGAGCACCTGGGCATGCGTCTCGCGGATGCCTGGGGACTGCCCGACCCCCTCCCCGAGCTTATCGGAAGCCACCACCGCGAGCCGCGCGACGACGATCCGCTCAAGACGACCCGTTACCTCCTCGCCATGTGCGACGCGGCCGGCGAAATGCTCGGCTACGCGGCTTACGTCGGGCACGATTTCCTGAATCTGGCCTGCGTCAAGAAGCTCGGCCTTCGCGACGAGCCCAGCACCCGCACCCTGCTCCTTGAAATGGCTCAGGCCGCCGAAACGCGGATGGCGGCGTTCTAG
- the nhaS3 gene encoding High-affinity Na(+)/H(+) antiporter NhaS3, with protein MTNFDLSVRFFLQLAVILGVCRLVGAVARYFGQPQVVAEMIVGVLLGPSLLGALSPEISAYLFPKQSMAIIYSACQVALALYMFIVGLEFRTELVVQRLRSAASVSLAGIITPFALGGLLALYLNRDRTFFSEGVSHAEAVLFLGAAMSITAFPMLARILYERRMTGTSLGTLALAAGSMDDALAWCLLAVVLASFAGDSMIAIKAIGGGVLYAVFTLTILKWFLRPLGAAVERRGSMVNLELVLTLTLVMLGAWYTDSIGIYAVFGAFIMGLAMPRGKFARELDSKIEPLTTNFLLPLFFIYSGLNTRITLVNTPFLWMIAALVLFIACAGKFGACYAAARLNGEPRREAAAIGALMNSRGLMELIILNIGLERGLITPTLFSIMVIMAIVTTLGATPVFEFIYGAVRDRHVRESQRQAGEAVEPA; from the coding sequence ATGACCAACTTCGACCTCTCCGTCCGCTTCTTCCTCCAGCTCGCCGTCATCCTCGGCGTCTGCCGGCTCGTCGGCGCCGTCGCCCGCTATTTCGGCCAGCCGCAGGTCGTCGCCGAGATGATCGTCGGCGTCCTGCTCGGGCCGTCGCTGCTCGGCGCGCTCTCGCCTGAGATCTCTGCCTACCTGTTCCCCAAGCAGTCGATGGCGATCATTTACAGCGCCTGCCAGGTCGCCCTGGCGCTCTACATGTTCATCGTCGGTCTCGAATTCCGCACGGAGCTGGTCGTGCAGCGCCTCCGCAGCGCCGCCTCCGTCTCGCTGGCGGGGATCATCACCCCCTTCGCCCTCGGCGGCCTGCTGGCCCTCTATCTCAACCGCGACCGCACCTTCTTCTCCGAGGGCGTCAGCCACGCCGAGGCCGTCCTCTTCCTCGGCGCCGCCATGTCGATCACCGCCTTTCCCATGCTCGCCCGCATCCTGTACGAACGCCGCATGACCGGCACCTCGCTCGGCACGCTCGCGCTCGCGGCCGGCTCGATGGATGACGCCCTGGCCTGGTGTTTGCTCGCGGTGGTGCTGGCCAGCTTCGCCGGCGATTCGATGATCGCCATCAAGGCCATCGGCGGCGGCGTGCTCTATGCCGTGTTTACGCTCACGATCCTGAAGTGGTTCCTGCGCCCCCTCGGCGCAGCCGTCGAGCGGCGCGGGTCGATGGTGAATCTGGAGCTGGTGCTCACGCTGACGCTGGTGATGCTCGGCGCGTGGTACACCGACTCGATCGGGATTTACGCCGTCTTCGGCGCGTTCATCATGGGCCTGGCGATGCCGCGCGGGAAATTCGCCCGCGAGCTGGATTCCAAAATCGAGCCGCTGACGACCAACTTCCTGCTGCCGCTGTTCTTCATCTACTCCGGTCTGAATACGCGCATCACGCTGGTCAACACGCCGTTCCTATGGATGATCGCCGCTCTCGTGCTGTTCATCGCCTGCGCCGGGAAATTCGGCGCCTGCTACGCCGCCGCGCGCCTGAACGGCGAGCCGCGGCGCGAGGCGGCCGCGATCGGCGCGCTGATGAACTCGCGCGGGCTGATGGAGCTGATCATTCTCAACATCGGCCTCGAACGCGGCCTCATCACGCCCACGCTGTTTTCGATCATGGTCATCATGGCCATCGTGACCACGCTCGGCGCCACGCCCGTCTTCGAGTTCATCTACGGCGCCGTCCGCGACCGTCACGTCCGCGAGAGCCAGCGGCAGGCCGGCGAAGCCGTCGAACCGGCGTGA
- a CDS encoding AAA-like domain protein → MNGPQVGHDPLKIGHVIAVEGDTVEVQIGIEDLLLEYHGTTYRVGRLGTYVTIPLERCTLIGYVTRIGAAGELQPGPYPEAPTRITMSVQLLGTVRNDKFTRGVNEYPTLGDPVRLGVDEDFELIFGCFDELAAAGAGSHRKSFAMGRFAVDTDFEVKVLGKEFFAKHVAVMGNSGSGKSCTTAKIVHEALRLPHAQVVMFDMHGEYLSAFSGDDGRPLPNVTYLSDRNLVMPYWMLQYEEFEQLFLDTNNPINVNAQKIFLRAAFEKLKRAAAVDLGLVTEYTIDTPLYYAIEDLKTYADNMNEARFVLNTQNYAFARLPFRQLPTDEQEAMLLSRRMEFNKGNAEGEVPHATFFGKLLGMVNQLETRLNDRRYDFMLRPFEQAHRNADLSARFRREGTPGRLSRNVSMVMSQILGRTNPRRNLTIIDLSGLPFDVVDTTVAVLTRAIFDFNFWSPPEVRQPTLIVYEEAHNYLPRVAKPGRRTFSRDAVEKVAKEGRKYGVSAMVVSQRPSELSETVLSQCNSMVLMRMNNPDDQDYAARVVSDQFRSLINLLPSMRPGEGFIIGDAVLMPMRTLIDLPPRLPRSSDVDFFKMWSQGVPGGDPEQILDRWWRQDRSSARRNANGEREFTRATDPHQAPAFVPEPEILGGAARGADAVADASRPRSLSGAERKLADLAALLAEPPASE, encoded by the coding sequence ATGAACGGACCTCAGGTCGGGCACGATCCGCTGAAGATCGGACACGTCATCGCCGTCGAGGGCGATACCGTCGAAGTCCAGATAGGAATCGAGGATCTGCTTCTGGAGTATCACGGCACGACGTATCGCGTCGGCCGCCTCGGCACGTACGTCACCATCCCGCTCGAACGCTGCACGCTCATCGGCTACGTCACGCGCATCGGCGCCGCCGGCGAACTCCAGCCGGGGCCCTATCCCGAGGCGCCGACGCGAATCACCATGTCGGTCCAGCTCCTCGGAACGGTCCGCAATGACAAGTTCACCCGCGGCGTCAACGAATACCCCACGCTGGGCGACCCCGTCCGGCTGGGCGTCGACGAGGACTTTGAGCTGATCTTCGGCTGCTTCGACGAGCTGGCGGCGGCGGGCGCCGGATCGCATCGAAAGTCGTTCGCCATGGGCCGTTTCGCCGTGGACACTGACTTCGAGGTGAAGGTGCTGGGCAAGGAGTTCTTCGCCAAGCACGTGGCCGTCATGGGCAATTCCGGCTCCGGAAAGAGCTGCACCACCGCAAAGATCGTCCACGAGGCCCTGCGCCTGCCGCACGCGCAAGTCGTCATGTTCGACATGCACGGCGAGTATCTCTCGGCTTTCAGCGGCGACGACGGCCGTCCCCTGCCGAACGTCACGTACCTCTCTGATCGCAACCTGGTGATGCCCTACTGGATGCTCCAGTACGAGGAGTTCGAGCAGCTCTTCCTCGATACGAACAACCCGATCAACGTCAACGCCCAGAAAATTTTCCTGCGGGCCGCGTTCGAGAAGCTCAAGCGCGCCGCGGCCGTCGACCTGGGGCTCGTCACCGAATACACGATCGACACGCCGCTGTACTACGCGATCGAAGACCTGAAGACCTACGCCGACAACATGAACGAAGCCCGCTTTGTTCTGAATACGCAGAATTACGCCTTCGCGCGCCTGCCTTTCCGGCAACTCCCCACCGATGAGCAGGAGGCCATGCTGCTGTCGCGCAGAATGGAGTTCAACAAGGGCAACGCCGAGGGCGAAGTCCCGCACGCGACCTTCTTTGGAAAACTGCTCGGGATGGTCAACCAGCTTGAGACGCGCCTGAACGACCGGCGCTACGACTTCATGCTGCGCCCCTTCGAACAGGCGCATCGCAACGCCGACCTCTCGGCCCGCTTCCGTCGCGAGGGCACTCCCGGCCGGCTCAGCCGCAACGTCTCTATGGTGATGAGCCAGATTCTGGGCCGCACGAACCCGCGGCGGAACCTGACGATCATCGACCTGTCCGGACTGCCGTTCGACGTGGTCGATACGACCGTCGCCGTGCTGACACGCGCCATTTTCGACTTCAATTTCTGGTCGCCCCCGGAAGTGCGCCAGCCCACGCTGATCGTCTACGAAGAAGCGCACAACTACCTGCCGCGCGTCGCCAAGCCCGGCCGCCGAACGTTCTCGCGCGACGCGGTCGAAAAGGTCGCCAAGGAAGGCCGCAAGTACGGCGTCTCGGCGATGGTCGTCAGCCAGCGGCCCAGCGAGCTGTCCGAAACCGTGCTCAGCCAGTGTAACTCGATGGTGCTGATGCGCATGAACAATCCCGACGACCAGGACTACGCCGCCCGCGTCGTCAGCGACCAGTTCCGCAGCCTCATCAACCTGCTGCCCAGCATGCGGCCAGGCGAGGGCTTCATCATCGGCGACGCCGTGCTGATGCCGATGCGCACGCTGATCGACCTGCCGCCGCGCCTGCCGCGCAGCAGCGACGTGGATTTCTTCAAGATGTGGTCGCAGGGTGTTCCGGGGGGCGATCCGGAGCAGATTCTGGACCGCTGGTGGCGGCAGGACCGCAGCAGCGCCCGGCGAAACGCCAACGGCGAGCGGGAGTTCACGCGCGCCACGGATCCACACCAGGCGCCGGCCTTCGTCCCCGAACCTGAAATACTCGGCGGCGCGGCGCGCGGCGCGGACGCGGTCGCCGATGCATCGCGGCCGCGATCGCTTTCGGGAGCAGAGAGGAAACTGGCGGATTTGGCGGCGCTGCTGGCCGAGCCGCCGGCAAGTGAGTAG
- the pckA gene encoding Phosphoenolpyruvate carboxykinase [ATP], which produces MSDIRIAPSRHGLDAIGLKHAGRQLWNLRPATLVEMAVQRGEGQLSDNGALVCRTGKRTGRSPKDKFIVREPSSAERVHWGEVNVAFPADKFEALEKKVFAYLAQRDVFVQDLWAGANPDHRLPVRVVTEFAWHSLFARQLFIRPPAEATAEHKPEFTIVAAPGCLADPKADGTNSEAFVLLSFSRRLVLIGGTHYAGEIKKSVFTILNFLLPLEGVMSMHCSANIGQAGDVALFFGLSGTGKTTLSADPKRRLIGDDEHGWSDHGVFNFEGGCYAKAINLSAEAEPQIYSAIRFGSVAENVVIDAHTHRPLYEDGSLTENTRVAYPLDFIPGAVEPALGGHPRNIVFLTCDAFGVLPPISKLTPQQAMYHFLSGYTAKVAGTEAGMGKEPQMTFSTCFGAPFMVLDPAVYADLLGKKIARHHSHVWLLNTGWSGGGVGVGKRMKLSLTRAMVTAALGGSLEHLPTWPHPVFGLHIPTTCPDVPESVLDPRSTWSDGGAYDAKARMLAGSFAKNFEKFPSAAAEIRAAGPQV; this is translated from the coding sequence GTGAGCGACATTCGCATCGCCCCCAGCCGGCACGGCCTCGACGCCATCGGCCTGAAACACGCCGGCCGGCAGCTCTGGAATCTCCGCCCCGCAACACTGGTCGAGATGGCCGTGCAACGCGGCGAAGGGCAGCTCAGCGACAACGGGGCCCTGGTGTGCCGCACCGGCAAACGCACCGGCCGCTCACCCAAGGACAAGTTCATCGTGCGGGAGCCGTCGTCGGCCGAGCGCGTTCACTGGGGCGAGGTGAACGTCGCGTTTCCGGCCGACAAGTTCGAAGCGCTTGAAAAGAAGGTGTTTGCGTACCTCGCGCAGCGTGACGTGTTCGTGCAGGACCTGTGGGCCGGGGCGAACCCCGATCATCGGCTGCCCGTGCGCGTCGTCACCGAATTCGCGTGGCACAGCCTGTTCGCGCGGCAGCTCTTCATCCGTCCCCCGGCCGAGGCCACCGCCGAGCACAAGCCCGAGTTCACCATTGTCGCCGCGCCCGGCTGCCTGGCCGACCCGAAAGCAGATGGAACCAACAGCGAGGCCTTCGTGCTGTTGAGCTTCTCGCGAAGGCTGGTGCTCATCGGCGGCACGCACTACGCCGGCGAAATCAAGAAGTCGGTCTTCACCATCCTGAACTTCCTGCTGCCGCTTGAAGGCGTGATGTCGATGCACTGCTCGGCCAACATCGGGCAGGCCGGCGACGTCGCACTCTTCTTCGGCCTCTCCGGCACGGGCAAGACCACGCTCTCGGCTGATCCCAAACGCCGCCTGATCGGCGACGACGAGCACGGCTGGTCCGACCACGGCGTGTTCAACTTCGAAGGCGGCTGCTACGCCAAGGCGATCAACCTCTCGGCCGAGGCCGAGCCGCAGATCTACTCGGCGATTCGGTTCGGCAGCGTCGCCGAAAACGTGGTGATCGACGCGCACACGCATCGCCCGCTGTATGAGGACGGCTCGCTCACCGAAAACACGCGCGTCGCGTACCCGCTCGACTTCATCCCGGGCGCGGTCGAGCCGGCGCTTGGCGGCCATCCGCGCAACATCGTGTTTCTCACGTGCGACGCGTTCGGAGTCCTGCCGCCCATCTCCAAGCTCACGCCGCAGCAGGCGATGTACCACTTCCTTTCGGGCTACACCGCCAAGGTGGCCGGCACGGAAGCCGGCATGGGCAAAGAGCCGCAGATGACCTTCTCGACCTGTTTCGGGGCGCCCTTCATGGTGCTCGATCCGGCGGTCTACGCCGACCTGCTCGGCAAGAAAATTGCCCGGCACCATTCACACGTCTGGCTGCTGAACACGGGCTGGAGCGGCGGCGGTGTGGGCGTGGGGAAACGGATGAAGCTTTCGTTGACGCGGGCGATGGTCACAGCGGCGCTGGGCGGCAGCCTGGAGCACCTTCCGACCTGGCCGCACCCGGTCTTCGGCCTGCATATTCCGACGACGTGTCCGGATGTGCCGGAGAGCGTGCTCGATCCGCGGAGCACCTGGAGCGACGGGGGCGCGTACGACGCGAAGGCCAGGATGCTGGCGGGTTCGTTCGCAAAGAACTTCGAGAAATTCCCCAGCGCCGCGGCGGAGATTCGCGCGGCCGGACCGCAGGTCTAG
- the silP gene encoding Silver exporting P-type ATPase — protein sequence MAAQPAAASAGEIEKSIQHETGRASAGIIATFIGGMLLLNALVARFVFHEPLYSGGLAMLAAILLGAPLIWQAVKDLWLGKSQMNELVALGVVAAFANGDYFAAGGISFFMIISMLVETRTALGARKSIESLVRITPTRAHKVTPAGEVEIEAKELRPGDVVRVRPGDNIPGDGQVLTGASTVNQASITGESLPAEKTGGDDVFGGTINLTGVLDIQITKAGKDTTLGRVQELILQAEQTRTPIMRLADQYASWYTPTVLMLAGIVLFLSKDLNRAISMLLIACPFSIILATPTALVAALSAAARLGVLIKNVTDLELARNLTAMVFDKTGTLTTGRLTVTRLKPAANVDPAALLLTATIAEQNSRHPVARAVMDVARKARVHADHPETFEEVSGKGVRAVLGSEEILVGRGTWLVEKGLDISGVDTSGDEGLSLLYVARGGRVLGWIGLEDKTRPDAAKAMDDLRESGLRNLVMVTGDRWSVARKVASEMHCTEVQAEVLPAEKLDIVDQLKRDGHLVAVVGDGVNDAPALAAGHVAIAMGAAGSDVAIHSASIALMNNNLNRIPFLVKLSNNTVGVIRQNMIFSVAYIVLLLVLSAAGYVHPVFAALLQAVSSIFVVFNSARLVREGENIDTIAYEEEERPRIALERVPATA from the coding sequence ATGGCTGCACAGCCCGCCGCGGCATCCGCCGGCGAGATCGAGAAATCCATCCAACACGAGACCGGCCGCGCCAGCGCCGGCATCATCGCGACGTTCATCGGCGGCATGTTGCTGCTGAACGCCTTGGTCGCCCGGTTTGTTTTTCACGAACCGCTCTACTCGGGCGGGCTGGCGATGCTGGCGGCCATCCTGCTGGGCGCCCCGCTCATCTGGCAGGCCGTCAAAGATCTGTGGCTTGGCAAGAGCCAGATGAACGAGCTGGTGGCGCTGGGCGTGGTGGCGGCGTTCGCCAACGGGGACTACTTCGCGGCCGGCGGCATCTCGTTTTTCATGATTATCTCGATGCTGGTTGAGACGCGCACCGCCCTGGGTGCCCGCAAAAGCATCGAGTCGCTGGTGCGCATTACGCCCACGCGGGCGCACAAGGTCACGCCCGCCGGCGAAGTCGAGATCGAGGCCAAGGAGCTTCGCCCCGGCGACGTGGTCCGTGTTCGCCCCGGCGACAACATTCCCGGCGACGGCCAGGTGCTTACCGGCGCCAGCACCGTCAACCAGGCCAGCATTACCGGCGAATCCCTGCCCGCCGAGAAGACCGGCGGCGACGACGTGTTCGGCGGCACGATCAATCTGACCGGCGTGCTGGACATTCAGATCACCAAGGCCGGCAAGGACACGACGCTGGGTCGCGTGCAGGAACTGATCCTGCAGGCTGAGCAGACGCGCACGCCGATCATGCGGCTGGCCGATCAGTACGCGAGCTGGTACACGCCGACGGTGCTGATGCTGGCGGGGATCGTGCTGTTTCTGTCGAAGGACCTGAACCGGGCGATCTCGATGCTGCTGATCGCCTGCCCGTTTTCGATCATACTCGCCACGCCGACGGCGCTGGTTGCGGCGCTCTCGGCGGCGGCTCGGCTGGGCGTGCTTATCAAGAACGTCACAGACCTGGAACTGGCGCGGAACCTTACCGCGATGGTCTTCGACAAGACCGGCACGCTGACGACCGGCAGACTCACCGTCACGCGGCTGAAGCCCGCGGCGAACGTCGATCCGGCGGCGTTGCTGTTGACGGCGACCATCGCGGAGCAGAACTCGCGACATCCGGTGGCGCGGGCGGTGATGGACGTCGCCCGCAAGGCGCGTGTTCATGCGGATCATCCCGAGACTTTTGAAGAAGTCTCAGGCAAGGGCGTTCGCGCTGTGCTCGGGAGCGAGGAGATTCTCGTCGGGCGTGGAACGTGGCTGGTCGAGAAGGGCCTCGACATCAGCGGCGTGGACACGTCGGGCGACGAGGGGCTGAGCTTGCTTTACGTCGCCCGCGGCGGGCGCGTTCTGGGGTGGATCGGGCTGGAGGACAAGACGCGGCCGGACGCGGCCAAGGCGATGGATGACCTGCGCGAGAGCGGCCTGCGGAACCTGGTGATGGTGACGGGCGACCGCTGGTCCGTGGCGCGCAAGGTGGCGTCTGAGATGCACTGCACCGAGGTGCAGGCCGAGGTGCTGCCGGCCGAGAAGCTGGATATCGTCGATCAGCTCAAGCGCGACGGACATCTGGTGGCAGTGGTGGGTGACGGCGTGAACGACGCGCCGGCCCTGGCGGCGGGACACGTCGCCATCGCGATGGGCGCCGCCGGAAGCGACGTGGCGATTCACTCCGCGTCGATCGCGCTGATGAACAACAACCTGAACCGCATTCCTTTTCTGGTGAAGCTGTCGAACAACACTGTCGGCGTCATCCGCCAGAACATGATCTTCTCGGTCGCGTACATCGTGCTGCTGCTGGTGCTGAGCGCGGCGGGATATGTACATCCGGTCTTCGCGGCGCTCTTGCAGGCGGTCAGTTCGATTTTCGTTGTCTTCAATTCGGCGCGGCTCGTGCGCGAAGGCGAGAACATCGACACGATCGCCTACGAGGAAGAGGAGCGGCCGCGGATTGCGCTGGAGCGTGTTCCGGCAACGGCGTGA
- the tetA gene encoding Tetracycline resistance protein, class B, which yields MPPLLAAALIVLFEALAFGAVLPVMSYYCQQLGGGPAMVGILFALVSAPKIITNPLFGWLSDRFGRKPILAVNTVGTLAGSLLWGLSPSLAWLAVSRATVGVFGAQAGIAQAIAADSSPPDRRAASVGLLGAMFGLAIAFGPPLGGWVGSHVSYAAVGWLCAGMQAASLAVILFALPETRPRSAGRCTSCGYNLRGLPANRCPECGTPFDATAEAGPASAGARIANAEAAEGDDERPATPVWARGPVVYLLIVTLALTLAQSIMICAYPLTGQHVYGFSVRQTSYAFALFGLVGVIVQGGVVRVLTAKIGDRRTLLTGLLILACGFAWLALRPDLAGFWISTVLMGIGSSLATPCVTALLSRRVGSHEQGALMGVSQAVLGLGRAAGNSAGGALFNVGSSPAAFAAAAGMSVVTLGLTAAMRRRDGASRDGGAPVRSEPRA from the coding sequence ATGCCTCCCCTCCTCGCCGCCGCTCTCATCGTCCTCTTCGAAGCCCTCGCCTTCGGCGCCGTCCTGCCGGTGATGAGCTACTACTGCCAGCAGCTCGGCGGCGGGCCGGCCATGGTCGGAATCCTGTTCGCACTCGTCAGCGCCCCCAAGATCATCACCAACCCGCTCTTCGGCTGGCTGTCCGACCGCTTCGGCCGAAAGCCGATTCTGGCGGTCAACACGGTCGGCACGCTCGCCGGCTCGCTCCTGTGGGGCTTGTCGCCCAGTCTCGCCTGGCTGGCCGTGTCGCGCGCCACCGTCGGCGTGTTCGGCGCCCAGGCCGGAATCGCGCAGGCCATCGCCGCGGATTCCAGTCCGCCGGACCGGCGCGCGGCGAGCGTCGGCTTGCTCGGCGCGATGTTCGGGCTGGCCATCGCCTTCGGCCCGCCTCTGGGCGGGTGGGTCGGATCGCACGTTTCCTACGCGGCGGTCGGCTGGCTCTGCGCCGGAATGCAGGCCGCGTCGCTGGCCGTGATTCTCTTCGCTCTGCCGGAAACACGACCGCGATCGGCGGGTCGCTGCACATCGTGCGGCTACAACCTGCGCGGCCTGCCGGCGAATCGCTGTCCGGAGTGCGGCACGCCATTCGACGCGACCGCCGAGGCAGGGCCGGCCAGCGCCGGCGCGCGAATAGCGAACGCGGAAGCCGCGGAAGGCGACGACGAACGGCCGGCGACGCCCGTCTGGGCCCGCGGCCCGGTCGTCTATCTGCTGATCGTGACGCTGGCGCTCACGCTGGCGCAATCGATCATGATCTGCGCCTACCCGCTCACCGGACAACACGTCTATGGATTCTCCGTCCGGCAAACGAGCTACGCGTTTGCCCTCTTCGGCCTCGTCGGCGTGATCGTGCAGGGCGGCGTCGTTCGCGTCCTGACCGCCAAAATCGGCGATCGCCGCACCCTGCTCACCGGCCTGCTGATTCTCGCTTGCGGGTTTGCGTGGCTCGCGCTGCGGCCGGACCTGGCGGGGTTCTGGATTTCCACGGTGCTGATGGGGATCGGCTCGTCGCTGGCGACGCCGTGCGTCACGGCGCTGCTGTCGCGCCGCGTCGGTTCGCATGAGCAGGGCGCGCTGATGGGTGTGAGCCAGGCCGTGCTCGGGCTGGGCCGGGCCGCGGGAAACAGCGCGGGAGGCGCGCTCTTCAACGTCGGCAGCAGTCCGGCGGCGTTCGCGGCCGCCGCGGGCATGTCGGTCGTGACGCTGGGGCTCACGGCGGCGATGCGGCGTCGCGATGGGGCCTCGCGCGATGGCGGGGCGCCTGTTCGATCCGAGCCGCGCGCGTGA
- the clsA gene encoding Major cardiolipin synthase ClsA, producing MSYVWTTALTINYLAALGVVVSVLRRRKEPGSMVAWVFAAMLFPFLGPLAYWLFSADRVVWSARRRRRRVARIVHLIRERVERHTGVHRSDDALPADLRNIERMARHLARFPATPGNDVRVYDEANETYAAIEEALRTAQRHIHLEYYIWNADDTGRQFRDLLIEKARQGVEVRLLLDSVGCFGLSRRFLAPLRAAGAEVAWFMPLRPTSRRWSLHLRNHRKIVVVDGAVAFTGSQNIGDEYRGRLARLSPWYDTHLRVSGPAALFLQEVFVEDWYFATRRELSDDAYFPAPTEQGSSWVQILPTGPDQPVNTLEQVVFATAAAATHTLRIATPYFVPHAALRTALTHACYRGVEVDIVVPTRTDAPLALWAGRSFYEEIVSAGAGVYEFDHGVLHSKTFTIDDRWCMIGSANMDARSFRLNFEISALIYDEQVARGLSDSIQIHCARSRRITLDGLRSTSLPQKLLEGGARLFSPLV from the coding sequence ATGAGCTACGTCTGGACGACGGCCCTCACCATCAACTACCTGGCCGCGCTGGGTGTGGTGGTCTCGGTCCTGCGAAGACGAAAAGAGCCGGGATCCATGGTGGCGTGGGTCTTCGCCGCCATGCTCTTTCCGTTTCTGGGGCCGCTGGCGTACTGGTTGTTCAGCGCCGACCGGGTCGTATGGAGCGCGCGGCGGCGGCGGCGGCGCGTCGCGCGAATCGTGCACCTGATCCGTGAGCGCGTCGAACGGCATACAGGCGTGCATCGCTCCGACGATGCGCTGCCGGCAGATCTGCGAAATATCGAGCGCATGGCCCGGCACCTGGCGCGCTTTCCCGCCACCCCGGGGAACGACGTGCGCGTGTATGACGAGGCCAACGAAACCTACGCGGCGATCGAGGAGGCGCTGCGGACCGCGCAGCGGCACATCCACCTCGAATACTACATCTGGAACGCCGACGACACCGGACGGCAGTTTCGCGACCTGCTGATTGAAAAAGCGCGGCAGGGGGTTGAGGTGCGGCTCCTGCTCGACTCGGTCGGCTGCTTCGGCCTGTCGCGCCGCTTCCTGGCGCCGCTCCGCGCGGCCGGGGCCGAGGTGGCGTGGTTCATGCCGCTCCGGCCGACCAGCCGCCGCTGGAGCCTGCATCTGCGAAATCATCGCAAGATCGTGGTGGTCGACGGCGCCGTCGCCTTCACGGGCAGCCAGAACATCGGCGATGAATACCGCGGGCGGCTGGCGCGGCTCAGCCCCTGGTACGACACGCACCTGCGCGTCAGCGGGCCGGCGGCGCTGTTTCTTCAGGAAGTGTTCGTCGAAGACTGGTACTTCGCGACCCGCCGCGAACTGAGCGATGATGCGTACTTCCCCGCGCCGACGGAGCAGGGCTCATCGTGGGTGCAGATCCTCCCGACCGGGCCGGATCAGCCGGTCAACACGCTCGAGCAGGTGGTCTTCGCAACCGCCGCCGCCGCGACGCACACCCTGCGCATCGCCACGCCCTACTTCGTACCGCATGCCGCGCTGCGCACGGCGCTGACGCATGCCTGTTACCGCGGCGTGGAGGTTGATATCGTCGTTCCGACGCGGACGGACGCGCCGCTGGCGCTGTGGGCCGGGCGGAGCTTCTACGAAGAGATCGTCAGCGCGGGGGCCGGCGTGTACGAATTCGATCACGGCGTGCTGCATTCGAAGACGTTCACCATCGACGACCGCTGGTGCATGATCGGTTCGGCCAACATGGACGCCCGCAGCTTTCGGCTGAACTTCGAAATCTCGGCGCTGATCTACGACGAACAGGTGGCGCGCGGATTGTCGGACTCAATTCAGATCCACTGCGCTCGCTCGCGGCGGATCACGCTGGACGGGCTGCGGAGCACAAGCCTGCCGCAGAAGCTGTTGGAGGGCGGCGCCCGGCTCTTTTCGCCGCTGGTGTAG